A region of the Cydia fagiglandana chromosome 20, ilCydFagi1.1, whole genome shotgun sequence genome:
actgtgtcataaaagtcgtcatggatgtcgttttataagttttagggggccccaattttgaaaatgatgaccattttggaatccaaaatggcggccatgcactatgccataaaagtcgtcatgggtgtcgatttataggttttaggaggcgcagatttaaaaaatgatgaccattttggattccaagatggcggccatgcactatgtcataaaagtcgtcatggatgtcgttttataggttttagggggccccgatttagaaaatgatgaccattttgaaatccaaaatggcggccatgcactatgtcataaaagtcgtcatgggtgtcgttttataggttttggggggcgcagatttagaaaatgatgaccattttggattccaaaatggtggccatgcactatgtcataaaagtcgtcatgggtgtcgttttataggttttaaggggcgcagatttcgaaaacgatgaccattttggattccaagatggcggccatgcactatgtcataaaagtcgtcatgggtgtcgttttataggttttggggggcgcagatttcgaaaacgataaccattttcgattccaaaatggcggccatgcactatgtcataaaagtcgtcatggatgtcgttttataggttttggggggcgcagatttagaaaataataactattttggaatccaagatggcggccatgtactatgttaaaagtcgacatggatgtcgttttgttggtcatggtcatcattttcgaaatctgctcttcctaacacctatatttattattattatttatttattcatgaacAATGTGACAATTGTATTTGAATATAACTACATACTAAGTTGCTTAAATCTAGGTCCTTAAATGTAGGAATTTTAAAATCTAACATGCAGTACAATATCATACGTATTTATCTAAAATAGTTAATACCAACATTACGAAGACAAATTACTAAGGTAGGTTGTAAACTCCACTATAGAATAAAAGCACTCTTTCAGCAGcagtgtttttaatttatttttaaagataacaaGGCTATCGATATTCCTCCACTCACTGGGAAGCTTGTTGTAGAGCTGCACACTCTGAAATTCTGCGCAATGAGTGACTATATTAAGTTTAGGCTGCAGTTTACAGTGTAGGTATTTTCTTCTAGTACTTACACGTGTCTCCCTCTCTTCATTGGTCTCGTACTCCTTTAGACTTTTGACCAAGTCAGTGAGGAGCAGAAGGATGTACAGACACGGGACAGTAAGTATTTTGAGATTTATGAAATATTCCTTGCAGGACTCAGTTTGTGGAATACGCACTATAGTCCTCATGGCTCGTTTTTGGATAACAAAGGCTTTGTTCATGTTATACTCATAGCTATTCCCCCAGCACTTGACACTATAACGAAGTTTTGATTCCACCAGTGCATAGTATATCATCTTGAGGTATCTTTGCTCCACTATGTTCCGTAAGCTTCGTAAGATATAACAAGCCGAGCTAATGGAGTTTACTATGCTTACGAGTTCGTTTTTCCACGTAAGTAAATCGTCTATATGAGTACCGAGAAACTTTACACTGCTTACGTTTTCTATTTTATCGCCACAGAACGACAGATTCAAATGGTCTCTTTGCCTGACTGTAGACCTCAAGAGCATAACTCAGATTTTACCTGGGTTCACCTTCAGGTAGTTACAGCTAAAccaccagtcaaataattccaGCACTCGATTCGCCTTTCTGTTCAGAGCCTCAAGTGAACTAGCGCTTACAATTGCATTGGTATCATCTGCAAAAACTATTAGGCCGATATCCGGAATTTCTTTGCTTATAAATTGTATCAGGTCGTTAGTGTAAAGCACAAAAAAGACTGGGCCCAGGATAGAACCCTGTGGTACTCCTCGCATTAGTTTGATTGATTTGGATTTGATAACATTCTCATATTTACCTTCTACGTTTGTAATTTCCACAAATTGAGTTCTATTGTGAAAGTAAGATTTTATAAGATTTAAGGCCTGGCCTCTAATGCCGTAGAACTCCAGTTTCGCTATGAGAATATTATGGTCGACCATGTCGAATGCGgatataaatcaacatctatgacggcttatatgacaaagtgcacggcagacatcttggaatctaaaatggtcatcattttcgaattctgcactccctaaaacctataaaacgatatccatgacgacttttatgacaaagtgcacggcacacatcttggattccaaactggtcatcattttcgaaatcggcacttcctaaaacctataaaacgatattcatgacgacttttatgacaaaatacgtagccgccatcttggattataaaatgatcatcgttttcgaattctgcactccctaaaacctataaatcgacatccgtgacgacgcaagttatctttattttcagatctaacaaattgctacagaatacaaaggacaaaaaaagaagcgaggaggtaatgaaacaagcaaaaatacagatgattcctcgacgcaatgggatgcttcttaaattgtgtccagatttttttgtcataaaagtttttatttttcacatattactctcacaagttccgtgacatttcgaccttgtaattttttaagtaaatgtttttgtttatctgtgaggatctcactagaatgatataatcaaggtatgtttatatttgatgattgaaatactaacgcaaaaaaaaagttatatttgtgtcttatattcctgccgaagacttttatttttccttttccttctacacaagtttggtcaagtaataagaatttagggctctcaattttattttgacttctacaacagtaaagctacgaggccatgtttggtatcgttttcgtataaattcgcagtaccaaatatagttatggtatcacattgacaccattccaaagtaaaaacatgtactttcttttaaactcctcttcacgcttaaactgctgaacagttttaatttaaatttagtacacatatatattgagtcccgagacaggacataataagttatctcaaaaatcatcctttaaaggtgtgaaatgaggtgtaggggggaattcagaattgacttcttgaagttaatactgtttaagtttaggtttgaagtcatgttttttttatcatttttaactaaatcaaagatgtagaccatcccaaatttaatataaatcggttcagcggttattgatttcccgtacaaatttccacgccacttttcacaccttcaaaagatgattttggttataagatctatcctatgtcctgttccgggacgcaaactatttctataccaaatttcaacgaaatcggttcagcggttaagcgtcaagaggagtttaaaaaaaaccggccaagtgcgagtcggactcgcgtattaagggttccgtacattaagtccgactcgcgcttgactgcacatttctaataggttttcctgtcatctataggtaaagaactattttgtgtactcagacagacagacatgcgtctgtacgcacgagtgatcctataaggattccgttttttgcttttgaggtacggaaccctaaaaagttttttattttattttgtggaatggtgtcaatgtgataccttaaatggattcagcaagccagatttatacgaaaacgataccatacacggcctagcaccttcactgatgtagatatatcaagataaaattgagagccctaaataaactttcaagagcggatatctcaaaaactattcaacatatcgaaaaaattgactgaataaacttgtaacaaattaaattatctttcattttgtataagtggccatgtcgctaagatgcatagtttccgagatataatcgaaaaaccggaaaatgggacattcaaagccccctctcttcccccagctcaagggctacggccggggacttttgatatgttcacctcctaacttgtccaaaccaagttacagagtcaaaaattgtgttccgagcatttccctctacaactttttggagcattcgttggctgacctaagtagcttattgcatttctttaaaaacttttctgtaaaaggttgacgggtgttgggtgtttatatggttttggtcgattattatcatttgcatcgcccatgatgacttactagaattacttacgagcacacgagacactaatagtagtttgacaaaccttggttttcaagaggtattttatattgacatttgctgtcacaaatttgctgtcagatttagtcgcaaaccgcacgcaaagtgcacacaaatgtgtcgacaccttgttacggaaaagtgtacacacggcgacgacactttgtttcgaaacaattctagacacattgtgtggactctgttacgacacatctgacatttagttaccactttgatgattctgcgactggaatggttatatgggctgTTAACACATGAGATGAGAGGGACCTTAAAATACTTTGCTAACCACttgaaactaaaatatttcatcatattattataaactaGGGAGACTGTATAACTCAAATTAAAGTTAAAGTACATAGATACTTACTTTTGCATGTAGTCAACTAGAAGTTGAAATTGCGACGTACTAGTACgcattttttagtgttccgtacaaaactttgtttacggaacacttatgggatcactttggtcttgcaaatcagttaattttgaagtgaaaacttctttagcggcgctagGCACTTTTTTTTATACACAGTAACACAATTTACGTCATGCCAATCGACTCAAACTTAAGTAGAGAACTGTCACATTGACAAAGTAACCAACACAAATACAAGACCCCCACTAACACTTTACATAATAATACTGTGCCATGACGCTTTAAATTAGCACggttatgtttatattttttaaacgaaTGCTTGGATACTTAGCTTTTTGCCCAATATCGTCCTACTCTGTCGTTTCAGTATAGTCAAAAAGAGATAGCTTTCTTTGCTGTGAAGTTAGGCACGTCACTCCAAGGTAATTCGCTATCGTAACGTTAACTACACGATGAATCGAGCTTACGTTAGCGAGTATAGTAAACGAGTAATTGACTCATGGTACCAGTTGTTTCGAAATCTACACGAACCGCGTTTAGGCGCTAGCGATTGTAGTAACGTAATGTAAGTTCTCGATAGCAACTCATGGTAATGGTACAGAAGGGTCTTAACTGACTCGACTGAACAGCGAATGATGAATTCGGAGATGAATTTCATGATTCCACCCCGCTCGCCTGTAAGTCAACTATCGCAGACTTGCAGGTCGATGATCTGACGCTGTTTTTGGCCCCTTTTAAAACACTCAAattagcgatgtgacgagtccactttttttcgattcgaatcattcgaatcgattcggccactgatccgagttgaaattcgaactgactcgactcgacggtttgcgtggttcgcgacaaggtcacgggccgcggagccgcaaacgagtcaagcggcatttgttgtaaacagaaccttcaggacaccgaattaaggtttatttttcaatggccatactaccagtgaactcgactcgggatggcgaatcaagcggcagttgttgtaaaaagaaccttcgggctacggaattaaggtttatttttgaatggtcatagtaccagtcaactcggattgaaacggcaaatcaagcggcagttgttgtaaaaagaaccttcgggctatcgaattaaggtttatttttgaatggccttagcgtagcgttgactcggctcggagagttggtgaattggcgattcattcgccgagtcagcggatcggataccaagttaccagtcagtttagtggccgagttgattcggattgccaatagtcttgattcgaatcaactcatctgtaggttgattcggattattcgaatcagataactcgactcgcccatcgctaaCTCAAATTAACATAGCATTTATAATGATTTAATGATTGTCTAAATCGGAGTACTCACTCGTAATGGTCACCTTCATCTATGTATGTTTAcaatttacaaaaataattatagtGTAACGAAAAGCTACGACGTAACATAGGTAGGAACACatttgtacctataggtatatgttTGTTGATTATCTAATACTCGTAGAAAACAAACGATTTGTACAATCTTTCCTTCTATTAACTAGTGTCGTTAACCTACCTAGTTAACTAAACCAATGTTAAGATTCGATACATTTTTTTACGAGTGGTACCTACTCAGAgtattataacataacataactGACTGAAACTTGTGAGTTATCGAAGCAAATTTATTTCCCGTAccgtattaaatattaattattggaTCCGGTAATTATCCGTCAAATAATCCATTAATTGCTGTTCTTGACCAAACTTTTGATACCACGACTTTGGCAAACAAGCGTAAGGCTTACCCTATAGTAAACGGATACCGTAGCCTCCAGACGCTTGCAACAAAATAGATGTCAGTTGCCCTTGTAGAATATAAAATTGGACCAAATGATATTAGCATAACTTGCTTGCAATAGCAGACTACAATAATAAAGATTTACTCATTTTGCATTACAAAACAAACAAGTTTTACTTTCCAGGCGACCTACATTTTGCGAATTCAGTAGTAAGGTCATTTAAGACCTAACTATCTTttaatgttaattaattattttttttaagtacagtATAATACagcgtaaaaaaataatataaagagAAAGGAAACGTGTATCAAACGCATAGCTTAATTTCGTAATGGATTATTAAGAACCGTCATCGAAATGAAGTCTCCTGGCTCCTGCCTTGCCCtgccctgagggcctaccgcgaaccacgtccgacgtgttgcctttctgtcatacttgtgaattcgtacgtaagtgtgacagggaggcaacacgtcgaacgtggttcgcggtaggccctctgtttccTGGGCCGCAGGCAGCAGGATTATTCCATTCGGGGTGGGCTGGTGCATGCCCATTCTGTATGAAATACTATTACTTAATCTGTGGTAACGTGACAGCTGTGGATTTGTACCTGGAACAAAAAGTTATATTCAGAGATTTGTAATATATAACAATTGATACAATTAAAACTTAAGTTACTCGAAAATAGCTGTTAGACTTTCTGCCAGATAAAGTTCACTTCTTAACAAAAGTAACCAGTATATTATATAAGGTGTTAATAGGTTTACACAATTAAATATGCAGAAATTACAGAATGAAAATGATTACAAGTTGTAACATAGTTATTGTTTTACGTTACAGAAATCAAACATCGCGAACGCGCAGCCGCGCATCTCACCATGGGTCAGGAGCAGTCGTATGCGGCTCACGCTAGCGCCGCCCAGGTGGCCCGCTACAAGGAGAAGTACTCCGACCCCCTCCACTACCGGAGCTCCCCCATCACCTTCCCCGCCGACTTCGACGAGGACTACAAGCGGCACAAGGCCAGGCGCAGCGCGGAGAGCTTCAAGAGCGACTCCTCAACCAAAAGCAGTGGCTACAGAAGCGGGTCAAGCGGCTACGAATGCCGCTCCGAAAGATCCTCCAAAAGCGACTACTACTGCACCTCCCTATACAAAAACAATCACTACACAGACGTTAATAAAGAACTATATAAACCGGTGAAAATACCGAAGGAAAAGCGCTACAAGCTCCAACTTTTCGATGACAAAGATGAACTGAAAACTCCGCGTTTGAAGAGTTACCATAGTGAACCTGAAACCACGAAGCCTAAGGTGGCCGCGCCAAAGAAGGCGGGAATAAGGAATTACACTCCTAAAATCCTGTCAGAGGACGAGCAGAGAAAGAAAGTGGATAACTGGATATAAGAGAGCTAAGACTCGTAGACTAAGTTGTAAATATTAGTGTAGTAGTAGATGAGTTGGGGACGCAAACATGGAGGCAGCAGGAGCGCTCGCGAGTTTGGCCCCTTCCCCCATCACTGTGCTGGGTCTGATACCACTCCTGGCATTAGGGATCACGTACTTCAGATACCAACAGTTCGACCCAGAGTCTCATATAACGGATGTCAATGCTGTGAGTATTTTCATTTAAACAAAAGGATaacatttatgtaaaaaaacttTCCATCAATAGAAGATTCCTCTAAGGCTTTATTTTATAACACTGATATACAGACACATATCTCAATGAAATACAATATTACTGATGCTCACATAGGTAAGGATTTATTAAACATCGTATTAATTACTAACGAAGTAATTATTAGTCTACCTGTGTTTCACTTCACAGTTCATGACTGAAACGAAACAATACGTAACCGCAAAGGTCACTTATTATTAACCCTCATATTTTATTACCGTTAAAGGTTGAATTAGGTAATTTGGAAAAAGTTCTCGACCTTATTACTATAGTCAATATATATCTCCATTTCAGATTTTGCCGATATACGATTTCGTGATAGTGGGCGGCGGATCGGCGGGCGCCGTGGTGGCGTCGCGCCTCTCCGAGGTGGGGAACTGGACGGTGCTGCTTTTGGAAGCTGGCCAGGACGAGACCGAGATCTCCGACGTGCCCGCCCTGGCCGGCTACACGCAGCTCTCCGAGATGGACTGGCAGTACCAAACCACGCCCTCGTCCAACCGCTCCTACTGCCTCGCCATGAACGGCGACCGCTGCAACTGGCCTAGAGGCAAGGTCCTCGGCGGATGCAGCGTCCTCAACGCTATGGTATACGTGCGGGGCAATCGCAACGACTACGATCTCTGGGAGGCGCTCGGCAATCCTGGCTGGTCCTACGATCAGGTGCTTCCTTATTTCATGAAATCTGAGGACAATCGGAATCCATATCTCGTCAATACGCCCTACCACGCCGCCGGAGGCTATCTGACGGTTCAAGAGGCTCCGTGGCGCTCGCCACTTTCAGTGACATTTCTGAAGGGCGGCATGGAACTTGGATACGAGAACAGAGACATAAATGGAGCGAAGCAAACTGGATTCATGCTGACACAGGCGACCATGCGGCGCGGCAGTCGGTGCAGCACGGCCAAAGCCTTCTTACGGCCCATACGCAATCGAGAAAACCTTCATATCGCCCTCGGAGCACAGGTCACCAGGATACTAATAAATCCGGTTAAAAAACAGGCTTACGGTGTCGAGTTTATAAGAAATGGACAAAAGCAAAAAGTAAGGATCAAGCGAGAAGTCATCATGTCAGCCGGTTCATTGTCCACGCCCAAATTGATGATGCTTAGCGGAGTGGGACCAGCGAGCCATTTGAAGGAGCACGGTATCCCTGTCATCGCAGATCTTAAAGTTGGCCACAATTTACAAGACCACGTTGGGCTGGGAGGCCTAACATTCGTCGTTAACAAACCAGTCACGTTTAAAAAGGATCGGTTCCAAACATTCGCTGTAGCTATGAACTATATTCTTTACGAAAAGGGACCGATGACCAATCAAGGCGTCGAAGGTTTGGCTTTTGTCAACACGAAGTACGCTCCGAGTTCTGGCAACTGGCCCGACATACAGTTCCACTTCGCACCGAGCTCCGTGAACTCCGACGGCGGCGAGCAAATCCGCAGGATTCTCAATTTACGGGACCGAGTATACAACACCGTTTACAAACCGATCGAGCAAGCAGAGACATGGACCATTCTCCCTCTGTTGCTTCGCCCGAAGAGCTCCGGCTGGGTAAAGCTGAGAAGTCGCAATCCGTTTCACCCGCCTGACATAGTGCCCAACT
Encoded here:
- the LOC134674568 gene encoding uncharacterized protein LOC134674568 is translated as MGQEQSYAAHASAAQVARYKEKYSDPLHYRSSPITFPADFDEDYKRHKARRSAESFKSDSSTKSSGYRSGSSGYECRSERSSKSDYYCTSLYKNNHYTDVNKELYKPVKIPKEKRYKLQLFDDKDELKTPRLKSYHSEPETTKPKVAAPKKAGIRNYTPKILSEDEQRKKVDNWI
- the LOC134674518 gene encoding glucose dehydrogenase [FAD, quinone], whose translation is MEAAGALASLAPSPITVLGLIPLLALGITYFRYQQFDPESHITDVNAILPIYDFVIVGGGSAGAVVASRLSEVGNWTVLLLEAGQDETEISDVPALAGYTQLSEMDWQYQTTPSSNRSYCLAMNGDRCNWPRGKVLGGCSVLNAMVYVRGNRNDYDLWEALGNPGWSYDQVLPYFMKSEDNRNPYLVNTPYHAAGGYLTVQEAPWRSPLSVTFLKGGMELGYENRDINGAKQTGFMLTQATMRRGSRCSTAKAFLRPIRNRENLHIALGAQVTRILINPVKKQAYGVEFIRNGQKQKVRIKREVIMSAGSLSTPKLMMLSGVGPASHLKEHGIPVIADLKVGHNLQDHVGLGGLTFVVNKPVTFKKDRFQTFAVAMNYILYEKGPMTNQGVEGLAFVNTKYAPSSGNWPDIQFHFAPSSVNSDGGEQIRRILNLRDRVYNTVYKPIEQAETWTILPLLLRPKSSGWVKLRSRNPFHPPDIVPNYFAYKEDIKVLIEGIKIAMALSNTTAFQRYGSRPHNIPMPGCQHHVLFSDEYWECSLKHFTFTIYHPTGTCKMGPKTDPAAVVDPRLRVHGVANLRVVDASVMPTIISGNPNAPVIMIAEKGSDMIKEDWLVL